The following proteins come from a genomic window of Lycium ferocissimum isolate CSIRO_LF1 chromosome 4, AGI_CSIRO_Lferr_CH_V1, whole genome shotgun sequence:
- the LOC132052167 gene encoding uncharacterized protein LOC132052167 isoform X2, translating into MMMANKEGVDSFSQFRIRVRQSKGNQELNDELKVKANELEKLFAEHKLRTPPGNKSNSTPRITRHSYMQSWPSIDNAFVDQVFDHDTFMGPKATSTSINIDKSVASSRTKVIHRNYSDELISFSDGSPGKFYDMYMQKRDAKLKEEWNSKGPEKEAKLRAMEDSLERSTAEMKTIERLRSFNSSSIFSGDQQHSVLFGQSDDREDTPEFLKQKRNDELRSSSETSLEEVSKHTTPRKKQHLPIKTSSKPRTIVGSVPRSPMKVSSSPSFRRRSQPESPLARSVPNLSCMRKESAEPSSPSGKTTTRSQSKMYSRSKLLHSQSLRKNTALKSEGVILAPLKFDKDKMEQSPKSVIPTPLKSGKDQMEQSLSDKFHNISDTKTSLKKGKDADFSSSGGLIESNVASSFANNDNDDDDMELDSDTSEDRVEEDFENMTSAVDENFDNGTPRPSHETEKLVNSGSENRQVLRRSFSQVCYASEAGLLPCSVPSNFLNSPVSQTHQNPFSYPHEMSDVDASDFYSPVGSPSSWNSHFLSPTQTDDAAKTRKKWGTSSQNPIPIVKSSQTLSPKDKAKGLKRLLKFGSKNRGTDSLVKDWISATAYKEGDGRGNGRDPPNWSDCSSYEVEVFSKRVQPLHSSIPAPPANFKLRDDHLPGSSIKAPRSFFSLSSFRSKGKDLKPR; encoded by the exons ATGATGATGGCTAATAAGGAGGGAGTTGACTCATTTTCTCAATTCCGAATTAGGGTACGGCAATCAAAAGGAAACCAAGAACTGAATGATGAGTTGAAAGTAAAAGCAAATGAACTCGAGAAGCTTTTCGCCGAGCATAAACTACGTACTCCTCCTGGAAATAAATCTAATTCTACCCCCAGAATTACTAGGCATAGTTACATGCAAAGCTGGCCATCCATAGACAATGCTTTTGTCGATCAAGTGTTTGACCATGATACATTTATGGGACCTAAAGCTACATCTACTAGTATTAATATAGACAAATCGGTTGCCTCGTCTCGGACAAAAGTGATTCATAGGAACTATTCTGATGAGCTAATTAGTTTTTCGGATGGTTCTCCAGGGAAattttatgatatgtatatgcaaaaAAGGGATGCAAAACTTAAGGAAGAATGGAATTCTAAAGGACCAGAGAAGGAAGCCAAGTTGAGGGCTATGGAGGATAGCCTTGAGAGGAGTACAGCTGAAATGAAGACTATTGAGAGACTCCGATCATTTAACTCCAGCTCGATTTTTAGCGGAGATCAG CAACATTCAGTACTATTTGGGCAAAGTGATGATAGAGAAGATACACCTGAATTTTTGAAGCAGAAAAGAAATGATGAACTCAGGTCTTCCAGTGAAACATCTTTGGAAGAAGTTTCTAAGCATACTACTCCGAGGAAGAAACAACATTTACCTATCAAAACTTCATCCAAACCTCGCACCATAGTAGGATCTGTTCCAAGGTCTCCTATGAAGGTTTCTAGTAGTCCTTCCTTTCGGCGAAGATCTCAACCTGAAAGTCCACTTGCACGCTCTGTTCCAAACCTGTCTTGCATGAGAAAGGAAAGTGCAGAGCCTTCTTCTCCATCAGGTAAAACAACGACTCGGTCACAATCCAAAATGTACTCACGTAGCAAATTACTGCACTCACAGTCCTTAAGAAAAAACACTGCTTTGAAATCTGAGGGTGTTATTTTAGCACCTCTCAAATTTGACAAGGACAAGATGGAACAAAGTCCTAAAAGTGTAATTCCAACACCTCTCAAGTCTGGGAAGGACCAGATGGAGCAGAGTCTGAGTGATAAATTTCACAACATTTCAGATACAAAGACTTCCCTAAAGAAGGGAAAAGATGCTGACTTCAGTTCAAGCGGTGGTTTGATTGAGTCTAATGTTGCATCTAGTTTTGcaaataatgataatgatgatgatgatatggaaTTGGATTCTGATACCTCGGAGGATAGAGTTGAGGAAGACTTTGAGAACATGACATCTGCAGTTGATGAGAATTTCGATAATGGGACACCAAGACCTAGCCACGAGACGGAGAAGTTGGTAAATTCTGGTTCAGAAAATAGACAAGTCCTCCGGAGATCATTTTCTCAAGTTTGCTATGCTTCGGAAGCTGGATTATTGCCTTGTTCTGTGCCTTCCAACTTTCTAAATAGTCCAGTCTCGCAGACTCATCAGAACCCTTTTTCTTATCCTCATGAGATGTCTGATGTTGATGCTTCAGACTTCTACTCTCCTGTGGGAAGTCCTTCATCCTGGAATTCACATTTTCTGAGTCCAACACAGACTGATGATGCTGCTAAAACGAGGAAGAAATGGGGAACCTCCTCTCAGAATCCAATCCCTATCGTAAAATCTTCTCAAACTTTATCTCCCAAGGATAAGGCTAAAGGATTAAAACGGTTATTAAAATTTGGGAGCAAAAACCGTGGCACTGATAGTTTGGTCAAAGACTGGATTTCTGCTACTGCTTATAAAGAAGGTGATGGCAGAGGAAACGGACGGGATCCTCCTAACTGGTCTGATTGTAGCTCATATGAGGTTGAGGTTTTCAGCAAACGag TTCAACCCTTGCATAGTTCTATTCCGGCACCTCCAGCTAACTTCAAACTGAGGGACGATCATTTACCAGGGAGCTCAATAAAGG CTCCAAGatcattcttttctttgtcGTCATTCAGAAGCAAGGGAAAGGACTTGAAGCCAAGATAA
- the LOC132052167 gene encoding uncharacterized protein LOC132052167 isoform X5, translating into MMMANKEGVDSFSQFRIRVRQSKGNQELNDELKVKANELEKLFAEHKLRTPPGNKSNSTPRITRHSYMQSWPSIDNAFVDQVFDHDTFMGPKATSTSINIDKSVASSRTKVIHRNYSDELISFSDGSPGKFYDMYMQKRDAKLKEEWNSKGPEKEAKLRAMEDSLERSTAEMKTIERLRSFNSSSIFSGDQQHSVLFGQSDDREDTPEFLKQKRNDELRSSSETSLEEVSKHTTPRKKQHLPIKTSSKPRTIVGSVPRSPMKVSSSPSFRRRSQPESPLARSVPNLSCMRKESAEPSSPSGKTTTRSQSKMYSRSKLLHSQSLRKNTALKSEGVILAPLKFDKDKMEQSPKSVIPTPLKSGKDQMEQSLSDKFHNISDTKTSLKKGKDADFSSSGGLIESNVASSFANNDNDDDDMELDSDTSEDRVEEDFENMTSAVDENFDNGTPRPSHETEKLVNSGSENRQVLRRSFSQVCYASEAGLLPCSVPSNFLNSPVSQTHQNPFSYPHEMSDVDASDFYSPVGSPSSWNSHFLSPTQTDDAAKTRKKWGTSSQNPIPIVKSSQTLSPKDKAKGLKRLLKFGSKNRGTDSLVKDWISATAYKEGDGRGNGRDPPNWSDCSSYEVEVFSKRAPRSFFSLSSFRSKGKDLKPR; encoded by the exons ATGATGATGGCTAATAAGGAGGGAGTTGACTCATTTTCTCAATTCCGAATTAGGGTACGGCAATCAAAAGGAAACCAAGAACTGAATGATGAGTTGAAAGTAAAAGCAAATGAACTCGAGAAGCTTTTCGCCGAGCATAAACTACGTACTCCTCCTGGAAATAAATCTAATTCTACCCCCAGAATTACTAGGCATAGTTACATGCAAAGCTGGCCATCCATAGACAATGCTTTTGTCGATCAAGTGTTTGACCATGATACATTTATGGGACCTAAAGCTACATCTACTAGTATTAATATAGACAAATCGGTTGCCTCGTCTCGGACAAAAGTGATTCATAGGAACTATTCTGATGAGCTAATTAGTTTTTCGGATGGTTCTCCAGGGAAattttatgatatgtatatgcaaaaAAGGGATGCAAAACTTAAGGAAGAATGGAATTCTAAAGGACCAGAGAAGGAAGCCAAGTTGAGGGCTATGGAGGATAGCCTTGAGAGGAGTACAGCTGAAATGAAGACTATTGAGAGACTCCGATCATTTAACTCCAGCTCGATTTTTAGCGGAGATCAG CAACATTCAGTACTATTTGGGCAAAGTGATGATAGAGAAGATACACCTGAATTTTTGAAGCAGAAAAGAAATGATGAACTCAGGTCTTCCAGTGAAACATCTTTGGAAGAAGTTTCTAAGCATACTACTCCGAGGAAGAAACAACATTTACCTATCAAAACTTCATCCAAACCTCGCACCATAGTAGGATCTGTTCCAAGGTCTCCTATGAAGGTTTCTAGTAGTCCTTCCTTTCGGCGAAGATCTCAACCTGAAAGTCCACTTGCACGCTCTGTTCCAAACCTGTCTTGCATGAGAAAGGAAAGTGCAGAGCCTTCTTCTCCATCAGGTAAAACAACGACTCGGTCACAATCCAAAATGTACTCACGTAGCAAATTACTGCACTCACAGTCCTTAAGAAAAAACACTGCTTTGAAATCTGAGGGTGTTATTTTAGCACCTCTCAAATTTGACAAGGACAAGATGGAACAAAGTCCTAAAAGTGTAATTCCAACACCTCTCAAGTCTGGGAAGGACCAGATGGAGCAGAGTCTGAGTGATAAATTTCACAACATTTCAGATACAAAGACTTCCCTAAAGAAGGGAAAAGATGCTGACTTCAGTTCAAGCGGTGGTTTGATTGAGTCTAATGTTGCATCTAGTTTTGcaaataatgataatgatgatgatgatatggaaTTGGATTCTGATACCTCGGAGGATAGAGTTGAGGAAGACTTTGAGAACATGACATCTGCAGTTGATGAGAATTTCGATAATGGGACACCAAGACCTAGCCACGAGACGGAGAAGTTGGTAAATTCTGGTTCAGAAAATAGACAAGTCCTCCGGAGATCATTTTCTCAAGTTTGCTATGCTTCGGAAGCTGGATTATTGCCTTGTTCTGTGCCTTCCAACTTTCTAAATAGTCCAGTCTCGCAGACTCATCAGAACCCTTTTTCTTATCCTCATGAGATGTCTGATGTTGATGCTTCAGACTTCTACTCTCCTGTGGGAAGTCCTTCATCCTGGAATTCACATTTTCTGAGTCCAACACAGACTGATGATGCTGCTAAAACGAGGAAGAAATGGGGAACCTCCTCTCAGAATCCAATCCCTATCGTAAAATCTTCTCAAACTTTATCTCCCAAGGATAAGGCTAAAGGATTAAAACGGTTATTAAAATTTGGGAGCAAAAACCGTGGCACTGATAGTTTGGTCAAAGACTGGATTTCTGCTACTGCTTATAAAGAAGGTGATGGCAGAGGAAACGGACGGGATCCTCCTAACTGGTCTGATTGTAGCTCATATGAGGTTGAGGTTTTCAGCAAACGag CTCCAAGatcattcttttctttgtcGTCATTCAGAAGCAAGGGAAAGGACTTGAAGCCAAGATAA
- the LOC132052167 gene encoding uncharacterized protein LOC132052167 isoform X1, whose amino-acid sequence MMMANKEGVDSFSQFRIRVRQSKGNQELNDELKVKANELEKLFAEHKLRTPPGNKSNSTPRITRHSYMQSWPSIDNAFVDQVFDHDTFMGPKATSTSINIDKSVASSRTKVIHRNYSDELISFSDGSPGKFYDMYMQKRDAKLKEEWNSKGPEKEAKLRAMEDSLERSTAEMKTIERLRSFNSSSIFSGDQQHSVLFGQSDDREDTPEFLKQKRNDELRSSSETSLEEVSKHTTPRKKQHLPIKTSSKPRTIVGSVPRSPMKVSSSPSFRRRSQPESPLARSVPNLSCMRKESAEPSSPSGKTTTRSQSKMYSRSKLLHSQSLRKNTALKSEGVILAPLKFDKDKMEQSPKSVIPTPLKSGKDQMEQSLSDKFHNISDTKTSLKKGKDADFSSSGGLIESNVASSFANNDNDDDDMELDSDTSEDRVEEDFENMTSAVDENFDNGTPRPSHETEKLVNSGSENRQVLRRSFSQVCYASEAGLLPCSVPSNFLNSPVSQTHQNPFSYPHEMSDVDASDFYSPVGSPSSWNSHFLSPTQTDDAAKTRKKWGTSSQNPIPIVKSSQTLSPKDKAKGLKRLLKFGSKNRGTDSLVKDWISATAYKEGDGRGNGRDPPNWSDCSSYEVEVFSKRVLAVQPLHSSIPAPPANFKLRDDHLPGSSIKAPRSFFSLSSFRSKGKDLKPR is encoded by the exons ATGATGATGGCTAATAAGGAGGGAGTTGACTCATTTTCTCAATTCCGAATTAGGGTACGGCAATCAAAAGGAAACCAAGAACTGAATGATGAGTTGAAAGTAAAAGCAAATGAACTCGAGAAGCTTTTCGCCGAGCATAAACTACGTACTCCTCCTGGAAATAAATCTAATTCTACCCCCAGAATTACTAGGCATAGTTACATGCAAAGCTGGCCATCCATAGACAATGCTTTTGTCGATCAAGTGTTTGACCATGATACATTTATGGGACCTAAAGCTACATCTACTAGTATTAATATAGACAAATCGGTTGCCTCGTCTCGGACAAAAGTGATTCATAGGAACTATTCTGATGAGCTAATTAGTTTTTCGGATGGTTCTCCAGGGAAattttatgatatgtatatgcaaaaAAGGGATGCAAAACTTAAGGAAGAATGGAATTCTAAAGGACCAGAGAAGGAAGCCAAGTTGAGGGCTATGGAGGATAGCCTTGAGAGGAGTACAGCTGAAATGAAGACTATTGAGAGACTCCGATCATTTAACTCCAGCTCGATTTTTAGCGGAGATCAG CAACATTCAGTACTATTTGGGCAAAGTGATGATAGAGAAGATACACCTGAATTTTTGAAGCAGAAAAGAAATGATGAACTCAGGTCTTCCAGTGAAACATCTTTGGAAGAAGTTTCTAAGCATACTACTCCGAGGAAGAAACAACATTTACCTATCAAAACTTCATCCAAACCTCGCACCATAGTAGGATCTGTTCCAAGGTCTCCTATGAAGGTTTCTAGTAGTCCTTCCTTTCGGCGAAGATCTCAACCTGAAAGTCCACTTGCACGCTCTGTTCCAAACCTGTCTTGCATGAGAAAGGAAAGTGCAGAGCCTTCTTCTCCATCAGGTAAAACAACGACTCGGTCACAATCCAAAATGTACTCACGTAGCAAATTACTGCACTCACAGTCCTTAAGAAAAAACACTGCTTTGAAATCTGAGGGTGTTATTTTAGCACCTCTCAAATTTGACAAGGACAAGATGGAACAAAGTCCTAAAAGTGTAATTCCAACACCTCTCAAGTCTGGGAAGGACCAGATGGAGCAGAGTCTGAGTGATAAATTTCACAACATTTCAGATACAAAGACTTCCCTAAAGAAGGGAAAAGATGCTGACTTCAGTTCAAGCGGTGGTTTGATTGAGTCTAATGTTGCATCTAGTTTTGcaaataatgataatgatgatgatgatatggaaTTGGATTCTGATACCTCGGAGGATAGAGTTGAGGAAGACTTTGAGAACATGACATCTGCAGTTGATGAGAATTTCGATAATGGGACACCAAGACCTAGCCACGAGACGGAGAAGTTGGTAAATTCTGGTTCAGAAAATAGACAAGTCCTCCGGAGATCATTTTCTCAAGTTTGCTATGCTTCGGAAGCTGGATTATTGCCTTGTTCTGTGCCTTCCAACTTTCTAAATAGTCCAGTCTCGCAGACTCATCAGAACCCTTTTTCTTATCCTCATGAGATGTCTGATGTTGATGCTTCAGACTTCTACTCTCCTGTGGGAAGTCCTTCATCCTGGAATTCACATTTTCTGAGTCCAACACAGACTGATGATGCTGCTAAAACGAGGAAGAAATGGGGAACCTCCTCTCAGAATCCAATCCCTATCGTAAAATCTTCTCAAACTTTATCTCCCAAGGATAAGGCTAAAGGATTAAAACGGTTATTAAAATTTGGGAGCAAAAACCGTGGCACTGATAGTTTGGTCAAAGACTGGATTTCTGCTACTGCTTATAAAGAAGGTGATGGCAGAGGAAACGGACGGGATCCTCCTAACTGGTCTGATTGTAGCTCATATGAGGTTGAGGTTTTCAGCAAACGag TTTTGGCAGTTCAACCCTTGCATAGTTCTATTCCGGCACCTCCAGCTAACTTCAAACTGAGGGACGATCATTTACCAGGGAGCTCAATAAAGG CTCCAAGatcattcttttctttgtcGTCATTCAGAAGCAAGGGAAAGGACTTGAAGCCAAGATAA
- the LOC132052167 gene encoding uncharacterized protein LOC132052167 isoform X4, whose protein sequence is MMMANKEGVDSFSQFRIRVRQSKGNQELNDELKVKANELEKLFAEHKLRTPPGNKSNSTPRITRHSYMQSWPSIDNAFVDQVFDHDTFMGPKATSTSINIDKSVASSRTKVIHRNYSDELISFSDGSPGKFYDMYMQKRDAKLKEEWNSKGPEKEAKLRAMEDSLERSTAEMKTIERLRSFNSSSIFSGDQQHSVLFGQSDDREDTPEFLKQKRNDELRSSSETSLEEVSKHTTPRKKQHLPIKTSSKPRTIVGSVPRSPMKVSSSPSFRRRSQPESPLARSVPNLSCMRKESAEPSSPSGKTTTRSQSKMYSRSKLLHSQSLRKNTALKSEGVILAPLKFDKDKMEQSPKSVIPTPLKSGKDQMEQSLSDKFHNISDTKTSLKKGKDADFSSSGGLIESNVASSFANNDNDDDDMELDSDTSEDRVEEDFENMTSAVDENFDNGTPRPSHETEKLVNSGSENRQVLRRSFSQVCYASEAGLLPCSVPSNFLNSPVSQTHQNPFSYPHEMSDVDASDFYSPVGSPSSWNSHFLSPTQTDDAAKTRKKWGTSSQNPIPIVKSSQTLSPKDKAKGLKRLLKFGSKNRGTDSLVKDWISATAYKEGDGRGNGRDPPNWSDCSSYEVEVFSKRVQPLHSSIPAPPANFKLRDDHLPGSSIKEARERT, encoded by the exons ATGATGATGGCTAATAAGGAGGGAGTTGACTCATTTTCTCAATTCCGAATTAGGGTACGGCAATCAAAAGGAAACCAAGAACTGAATGATGAGTTGAAAGTAAAAGCAAATGAACTCGAGAAGCTTTTCGCCGAGCATAAACTACGTACTCCTCCTGGAAATAAATCTAATTCTACCCCCAGAATTACTAGGCATAGTTACATGCAAAGCTGGCCATCCATAGACAATGCTTTTGTCGATCAAGTGTTTGACCATGATACATTTATGGGACCTAAAGCTACATCTACTAGTATTAATATAGACAAATCGGTTGCCTCGTCTCGGACAAAAGTGATTCATAGGAACTATTCTGATGAGCTAATTAGTTTTTCGGATGGTTCTCCAGGGAAattttatgatatgtatatgcaaaaAAGGGATGCAAAACTTAAGGAAGAATGGAATTCTAAAGGACCAGAGAAGGAAGCCAAGTTGAGGGCTATGGAGGATAGCCTTGAGAGGAGTACAGCTGAAATGAAGACTATTGAGAGACTCCGATCATTTAACTCCAGCTCGATTTTTAGCGGAGATCAG CAACATTCAGTACTATTTGGGCAAAGTGATGATAGAGAAGATACACCTGAATTTTTGAAGCAGAAAAGAAATGATGAACTCAGGTCTTCCAGTGAAACATCTTTGGAAGAAGTTTCTAAGCATACTACTCCGAGGAAGAAACAACATTTACCTATCAAAACTTCATCCAAACCTCGCACCATAGTAGGATCTGTTCCAAGGTCTCCTATGAAGGTTTCTAGTAGTCCTTCCTTTCGGCGAAGATCTCAACCTGAAAGTCCACTTGCACGCTCTGTTCCAAACCTGTCTTGCATGAGAAAGGAAAGTGCAGAGCCTTCTTCTCCATCAGGTAAAACAACGACTCGGTCACAATCCAAAATGTACTCACGTAGCAAATTACTGCACTCACAGTCCTTAAGAAAAAACACTGCTTTGAAATCTGAGGGTGTTATTTTAGCACCTCTCAAATTTGACAAGGACAAGATGGAACAAAGTCCTAAAAGTGTAATTCCAACACCTCTCAAGTCTGGGAAGGACCAGATGGAGCAGAGTCTGAGTGATAAATTTCACAACATTTCAGATACAAAGACTTCCCTAAAGAAGGGAAAAGATGCTGACTTCAGTTCAAGCGGTGGTTTGATTGAGTCTAATGTTGCATCTAGTTTTGcaaataatgataatgatgatgatgatatggaaTTGGATTCTGATACCTCGGAGGATAGAGTTGAGGAAGACTTTGAGAACATGACATCTGCAGTTGATGAGAATTTCGATAATGGGACACCAAGACCTAGCCACGAGACGGAGAAGTTGGTAAATTCTGGTTCAGAAAATAGACAAGTCCTCCGGAGATCATTTTCTCAAGTTTGCTATGCTTCGGAAGCTGGATTATTGCCTTGTTCTGTGCCTTCCAACTTTCTAAATAGTCCAGTCTCGCAGACTCATCAGAACCCTTTTTCTTATCCTCATGAGATGTCTGATGTTGATGCTTCAGACTTCTACTCTCCTGTGGGAAGTCCTTCATCCTGGAATTCACATTTTCTGAGTCCAACACAGACTGATGATGCTGCTAAAACGAGGAAGAAATGGGGAACCTCCTCTCAGAATCCAATCCCTATCGTAAAATCTTCTCAAACTTTATCTCCCAAGGATAAGGCTAAAGGATTAAAACGGTTATTAAAATTTGGGAGCAAAAACCGTGGCACTGATAGTTTGGTCAAAGACTGGATTTCTGCTACTGCTTATAAAGAAGGTGATGGCAGAGGAAACGGACGGGATCCTCCTAACTGGTCTGATTGTAGCTCATATGAGGTTGAGGTTTTCAGCAAACGag TTCAACCCTTGCATAGTTCTATTCCGGCACCTCCAGCTAACTTCAAACTGAGGGACGATCATTTACCAGGGAGCTCAATAAAGG AAGCAAGGGAAAGGACTTGA
- the LOC132052167 gene encoding uncharacterized protein LOC132052167 isoform X3, which produces MMMANKEGVDSFSQFRIRVRQSKGNQELNDELKVKANELEKLFAEHKLRTPPGNKSNSTPRITRHSYMQSWPSIDNAFVDQVFDHDTFMGPKATSTSINIDKSVASSRTKVIHRNYSDELISFSDGSPGKFYDMYMQKRDAKLKEEWNSKGPEKEAKLRAMEDSLERSTAEMKTIERLRSFNSSSIFSGDQQHSVLFGQSDDREDTPEFLKQKRNDELRSSSETSLEEVSKHTTPRKKQHLPIKTSSKPRTIVGSVPRSPMKVSSSPSFRRRSQPESPLARSVPNLSCMRKESAEPSSPSGKTTTRSQSKMYSRSKLLHSQSLRKNTALKSEGVILAPLKFDKDKMEQSPKSVIPTPLKSGKDQMEQSLSDKFHNISDTKTSLKKGKDADFSSSGGLIESNVASSFANNDNDDDDMELDSDTSEDRVEEDFENMTSAVDENFDNGTPRPSHETEKLVNSGSENRQVLRRSFSQVCYASEAGLLPCSVPSNFLNSPVSQTHQNPFSYPHEMSDVDASDFYSPVGSPSSWNSHFLSPTQTDDAAKTRKKWGTSSQNPIPIVKSSQTLSPKDKAKGLKRLLKFGSKNRGTDSLVKDWISATAYKEGDGRGNGRDPPNWSDCSSYEVEVFSKRVLAVQPLHSSIPAPPANFKLRDDHLPGSSIKEARERT; this is translated from the exons ATGATGATGGCTAATAAGGAGGGAGTTGACTCATTTTCTCAATTCCGAATTAGGGTACGGCAATCAAAAGGAAACCAAGAACTGAATGATGAGTTGAAAGTAAAAGCAAATGAACTCGAGAAGCTTTTCGCCGAGCATAAACTACGTACTCCTCCTGGAAATAAATCTAATTCTACCCCCAGAATTACTAGGCATAGTTACATGCAAAGCTGGCCATCCATAGACAATGCTTTTGTCGATCAAGTGTTTGACCATGATACATTTATGGGACCTAAAGCTACATCTACTAGTATTAATATAGACAAATCGGTTGCCTCGTCTCGGACAAAAGTGATTCATAGGAACTATTCTGATGAGCTAATTAGTTTTTCGGATGGTTCTCCAGGGAAattttatgatatgtatatgcaaaaAAGGGATGCAAAACTTAAGGAAGAATGGAATTCTAAAGGACCAGAGAAGGAAGCCAAGTTGAGGGCTATGGAGGATAGCCTTGAGAGGAGTACAGCTGAAATGAAGACTATTGAGAGACTCCGATCATTTAACTCCAGCTCGATTTTTAGCGGAGATCAG CAACATTCAGTACTATTTGGGCAAAGTGATGATAGAGAAGATACACCTGAATTTTTGAAGCAGAAAAGAAATGATGAACTCAGGTCTTCCAGTGAAACATCTTTGGAAGAAGTTTCTAAGCATACTACTCCGAGGAAGAAACAACATTTACCTATCAAAACTTCATCCAAACCTCGCACCATAGTAGGATCTGTTCCAAGGTCTCCTATGAAGGTTTCTAGTAGTCCTTCCTTTCGGCGAAGATCTCAACCTGAAAGTCCACTTGCACGCTCTGTTCCAAACCTGTCTTGCATGAGAAAGGAAAGTGCAGAGCCTTCTTCTCCATCAGGTAAAACAACGACTCGGTCACAATCCAAAATGTACTCACGTAGCAAATTACTGCACTCACAGTCCTTAAGAAAAAACACTGCTTTGAAATCTGAGGGTGTTATTTTAGCACCTCTCAAATTTGACAAGGACAAGATGGAACAAAGTCCTAAAAGTGTAATTCCAACACCTCTCAAGTCTGGGAAGGACCAGATGGAGCAGAGTCTGAGTGATAAATTTCACAACATTTCAGATACAAAGACTTCCCTAAAGAAGGGAAAAGATGCTGACTTCAGTTCAAGCGGTGGTTTGATTGAGTCTAATGTTGCATCTAGTTTTGcaaataatgataatgatgatgatgatatggaaTTGGATTCTGATACCTCGGAGGATAGAGTTGAGGAAGACTTTGAGAACATGACATCTGCAGTTGATGAGAATTTCGATAATGGGACACCAAGACCTAGCCACGAGACGGAGAAGTTGGTAAATTCTGGTTCAGAAAATAGACAAGTCCTCCGGAGATCATTTTCTCAAGTTTGCTATGCTTCGGAAGCTGGATTATTGCCTTGTTCTGTGCCTTCCAACTTTCTAAATAGTCCAGTCTCGCAGACTCATCAGAACCCTTTTTCTTATCCTCATGAGATGTCTGATGTTGATGCTTCAGACTTCTACTCTCCTGTGGGAAGTCCTTCATCCTGGAATTCACATTTTCTGAGTCCAACACAGACTGATGATGCTGCTAAAACGAGGAAGAAATGGGGAACCTCCTCTCAGAATCCAATCCCTATCGTAAAATCTTCTCAAACTTTATCTCCCAAGGATAAGGCTAAAGGATTAAAACGGTTATTAAAATTTGGGAGCAAAAACCGTGGCACTGATAGTTTGGTCAAAGACTGGATTTCTGCTACTGCTTATAAAGAAGGTGATGGCAGAGGAAACGGACGGGATCCTCCTAACTGGTCTGATTGTAGCTCATATGAGGTTGAGGTTTTCAGCAAACGag TTTTGGCAGTTCAACCCTTGCATAGTTCTATTCCGGCACCTCCAGCTAACTTCAAACTGAGGGACGATCATTTACCAGGGAGCTCAATAAAGG AAGCAAGGGAAAGGACTTGA